In Terriglobia bacterium, a single window of DNA contains:
- a CDS encoding GDP-mannose 4,6-dehydratase: protein MRVLITGGAGFIGSHLTETFLSLGHHVSCVDDLSTGSLDNLSSVREHPNLLLYEDTIFNTRLTSELVDEADVIFHLAAAVGVKRIVDFPVQTIETNVEGTEIVLDAAAKTGKRIFVASTSEVYGKSTKIPFSETDDLVLGSTYNSRWAYACSKAMDEFLAFAYFREHNLPVTIVRFFNTVGPRQTGRYGMVLPTFVRQALLNEPLTVYGTGAQSRCFGHVADIVNGLLLLLECDRAPGEIFNLGNTEEVTIEQLARKVIAACESNSEIVHISYSDAYGPGFEDMFRRVPDLSKAREWVGYQPRYSLNDIIRSVVDYERMVMAARQVA, encoded by the coding sequence ATGCGTGTCCTGATTACCGGCGGAGCCGGATTTATCGGCTCACATCTAACGGAGACATTTCTTTCCCTGGGACACCACGTGTCCTGCGTCGACGACCTTTCCACTGGCAGCCTCGATAATCTCTCCAGCGTTCGTGAGCACCCGAATCTTCTTCTCTACGAAGACACCATTTTCAACACGCGGCTCACATCTGAACTCGTCGATGAAGCCGACGTCATCTTCCACCTCGCTGCGGCCGTTGGCGTGAAGAGAATCGTTGACTTTCCCGTCCAGACTATCGAGACCAATGTAGAAGGAACGGAAATTGTCCTCGATGCCGCTGCCAAAACAGGCAAGCGCATCTTCGTGGCTTCCACGTCGGAGGTCTACGGAAAGTCGACCAAGATTCCCTTCTCCGAAACCGACGATCTCGTCCTCGGCTCAACCTATAATTCGCGCTGGGCTTATGCCTGCTCAAAGGCGATGGACGAGTTTCTTGCCTTTGCTTATTTCCGCGAGCACAATCTGCCGGTTACTATTGTCCGGTTCTTTAATACGGTCGGCCCGCGCCAGACTGGCCGTTATGGGATGGTCTTGCCGACGTTCGTTCGCCAGGCCTTGTTGAATGAACCGCTGACGGTCTACGGTACCGGCGCTCAGAGCCGATGTTTCGGCCACGTTGCCGATATCGTGAACGGACTGTTGTTGCTTCTCGAATGCGACCGTGCTCCGGGCGAGATATTCAACCTCGGCAATACTGAAGAAGTCACAATCGAGCAACTCGCACGCAAAGTCATCGCTGCTTGCGAGTCCAACAGCGAGATCGTTCACATTTCTTACTCCGATGCATACGGTCCCGGATTCGAAGACATGTTCCGCCGCGTTCCAGACCTCTCCAAGGCACGCGAATGGGTTGGCTATCAGCCACGCTACTCCTTGAACGACATTATCCGTTCCGTTGTTGACTATGAACGCATGGTGATGGCTGCGCGACAGGTGGCGTGA